One region of Mycolicibacterium lutetiense genomic DNA includes:
- the fadE29 gene encoding acyl-CoA dehydrogenase FadE29: protein MFIDLTAEQRALQAELREYFSTLITPEEAEAMESDRHNEAYRTVIKRMGSDGKLGVGWPKEYGGLGFGPVEQQIFINEANRADIPLPMVTLQTVGPTLQALGTEEQKKKFLPGILAGEVHFAIGYSEPEAGTDLASLRTTAVKHGDEYIVNGQKMWTTGAHDADYIWLACRTDPEAAKHKGISILIVDTKDPGYSWTPIILSDGAHHTNASYYNDVHVPADMLVGEENGGWKLITTQLNHERVGLGPAGRVAGIYDQVHAWASKPGSDGVTPVEQDDVKRLLGQIKSIWRINELLNWQVAASGETIAVADAAATKVFSTERIQEVSRLAEEVVGKYGNPADPETAELLVWLDKMAKRNLVITFGGGVNEVMREMIAASGLRVPRVPR from the coding sequence ATGTTCATCGACCTGACAGCTGAGCAGCGCGCGCTGCAAGCCGAACTGCGGGAATACTTCTCGACCCTCATCACGCCCGAAGAGGCCGAGGCGATGGAGTCCGACCGGCACAACGAGGCCTACCGCACGGTGATCAAGCGGATGGGCAGTGACGGCAAGCTCGGTGTCGGCTGGCCCAAGGAGTACGGCGGCCTGGGCTTCGGCCCGGTCGAGCAGCAGATCTTCATCAACGAGGCCAACCGCGCCGACATCCCGTTGCCGATGGTCACGCTGCAGACCGTGGGCCCGACCCTGCAGGCGCTCGGCACCGAGGAACAGAAGAAGAAGTTCCTCCCCGGAATCCTCGCCGGCGAAGTGCATTTCGCGATCGGCTACTCGGAGCCCGAAGCGGGCACCGACCTGGCCTCGCTGCGCACCACCGCCGTCAAGCACGGCGACGAATACATCGTGAACGGTCAGAAGATGTGGACCACCGGCGCGCATGACGCCGACTACATCTGGCTGGCCTGTCGTACCGATCCCGAAGCTGCCAAGCACAAGGGCATCTCGATCCTGATCGTCGACACCAAGGATCCCGGCTACTCCTGGACCCCGATCATCCTGTCCGACGGGGCCCATCACACCAACGCGTCGTACTACAACGATGTGCACGTGCCCGCCGACATGCTTGTCGGCGAGGAGAACGGTGGCTGGAAGCTCATCACCACCCAGCTCAACCACGAGCGTGTCGGTCTCGGGCCGGCCGGCCGCGTTGCCGGCATCTACGACCAGGTGCACGCCTGGGCGTCCAAGCCCGGTTCGGACGGTGTCACGCCGGTCGAGCAAGACGATGTGAAACGCCTTCTGGGACAGATCAAGTCGATCTGGCGGATCAACGAGCTGCTCAACTGGCAGGTTGCGGCATCCGGCGAGACCATCGCCGTGGCCGACGCTGCGGCCACCAAGGTGTTCTCCACCGAGCGCATCCAGGAGGTCAGCCGGCTCGCCGAAGAGGTCGTCGGCAAGTACGGCAACCCGGCCGACCCGGAGACCGCCGAGCTGCTCGTCTGGCTTGACAAGATGGCCAAGCGCAACCTGGTGATCACCTTCGGCGGTGGCGTCAACGAGGTGATGCGCGAGATGATCGCCGCGTCGGGCCTGCGGGTGCCGAGGGTTCCGCGGTAG
- a CDS encoding bifunctional MaoC family dehydratase N-terminal/OB-fold nucleic acid binding domain-containing protein, whose translation MSANLQAGIDEIVAAGRSEPTVARDLVNQPMIHHWTDAIGDKNPIYVDAEAARAAGHPGIVAPPAMIQVWTMMGLGRTRSDDDPLGRAMKLFDDAGYVGVVATNCDQTYHRYLAPGEQVVMSAEIVGIVGPKQTALGEGYFINQKIRWHVGDEEVADMDWRIMKFLPAGKQAEDGSAETAVIPEDLDPDKLMRPSSSRDTKFFWDGINAHELRIQRRPDGTLQHPPVPAVWKDYKDPVTESDYLVASGKGTVFSYVVHHAPKVPGRSLPFVIALVELEEGVRMLGELRGVDADQVKIGMPVTATYIDFPDSEISPAWTLYAWEPQA comes from the coding sequence ATGAGCGCGAATCTGCAGGCCGGCATCGACGAGATCGTCGCAGCTGGGCGAAGCGAACCGACGGTGGCCCGGGATCTGGTGAATCAGCCCATGATTCACCACTGGACCGATGCGATCGGCGACAAGAACCCGATCTACGTCGACGCGGAGGCCGCTAGAGCCGCGGGGCATCCCGGCATCGTGGCGCCGCCGGCGATGATCCAGGTCTGGACCATGATGGGCCTGGGCCGCACCCGATCCGACGATGACCCGCTGGGCCGCGCGATGAAGTTGTTCGACGACGCCGGGTATGTCGGCGTCGTGGCCACCAACTGCGACCAGACTTATCACCGTTACCTCGCGCCCGGTGAGCAGGTGGTGATGAGTGCCGAGATCGTCGGCATCGTCGGCCCCAAGCAGACCGCGCTGGGTGAGGGCTACTTCATCAATCAGAAGATCCGCTGGCATGTCGGTGACGAGGAAGTCGCCGACATGGACTGGCGGATCATGAAGTTCCTGCCGGCCGGAAAGCAGGCCGAGGACGGCTCAGCCGAAACCGCGGTCATCCCTGAGGACCTCGATCCGGACAAACTGATGCGGCCGTCCTCGTCGCGGGACACCAAGTTCTTCTGGGACGGCATCAACGCGCACGAACTCCGGATTCAGCGTCGCCCGGACGGGACGCTGCAGCACCCGCCGGTGCCGGCAGTGTGGAAGGACTACAAGGACCCGGTGACGGAGTCCGATTACCTGGTGGCCTCGGGCAAGGGCACGGTGTTCAGCTATGTCGTGCACCATGCGCCCAAGGTGCCCGGTCGCAGCCTGCCGTTCGTGATCGCCCTCGTGGAACTCGAGGAAGGCGTCCGGATGCTGGGCGAGTTGCGGGGTGTCGACGCCGATCAGGTGAAGATCGGAATGCCGGTCACCGCAACCTATATCGACTTCCCGGACAGTGAGATCAGTCCGGCTTGGACGCTGTATGCATGGGAGCCACAAGCATGA
- a CDS encoding MaoC family dehydratase: MSPTVSDVRVGTALPELKIYGDPTFIVSTAIATRDYQDVHHDRDLAQAKGSKDIFVNILTDTGLVGRYVTDWAGPNAIVKSIKLRLGVPWYAYDTITFTGEVTEIEGDLVSLKVVGSNSLGNHVIATSTLAMGGAQ, encoded by the coding sequence ATGAGCCCGACTGTTTCCGACGTTCGAGTGGGCACTGCACTCCCCGAACTCAAGATCTACGGCGACCCGACATTCATCGTCTCCACCGCCATCGCGACGCGCGACTACCAAGATGTGCATCACGACCGGGACTTGGCGCAGGCCAAGGGCTCCAAGGACATCTTCGTCAACATCCTCACCGACACCGGATTGGTCGGCCGGTACGTGACCGACTGGGCCGGGCCGAACGCCATCGTCAAATCGATCAAGTTGCGACTCGGCGTGCCGTGGTACGCCTACGACACGATCACCTTCACCGGTGAGGTCACCGAGATCGAGGGGGATCTGGTGAGCCTGAAAGTGGTGGGCAGCAACAGCCTTGGTAACCACGTCATTGCCACCTCCACCCTGGCTATGGGAGGCGCACAGTGA
- a CDS encoding lipid-transfer protein: protein MSGKAAIAGIGATDFSKNSGRSELRLAAEAVLDALEDAGLKPSDVDGLVTFTMDSNLETAVARSTGIGDLKFFSQIGYGGGAAAATVQQAALAVATGVAEVVVAYRAFNERSEFRFGQVMTGLTVNADSRGVEYSWSYPHGLSTPAASVAMIAQRYMHEYGATSADFGAVSVADRKHAATNPKAFFYGKPITIEDHQNSRWIAEPLRLLDCCQESDGGVAIVVTTPERAKDLKHRPAIIEAAAQGAGADQFTMYSYYRDELGLPEMGLVGRQLWQQSGLSPDDIQTAILYDHFTPYTLIQLEELGFCGKGEAKDFIANGAIEVGGRLPINTHGGQLGEAYIHGMNGIAEGVRQLRGTSVNQVDGVEHVLVTAGTGVPTSGLILG, encoded by the coding sequence CTGTCCGGTAAAGCCGCGATCGCCGGTATCGGCGCCACCGACTTCTCCAAGAACTCCGGGCGCAGTGAACTGCGTCTGGCCGCCGAGGCCGTGCTCGACGCACTCGAGGACGCGGGCCTCAAGCCGTCTGACGTCGACGGTCTGGTGACGTTCACGATGGACTCCAACCTGGAGACCGCCGTGGCGCGTTCGACTGGGATCGGGGACCTGAAGTTCTTCAGCCAGATCGGCTATGGCGGCGGTGCCGCCGCGGCGACCGTCCAGCAGGCGGCTCTCGCCGTCGCTACCGGTGTGGCGGAAGTCGTTGTGGCTTACCGGGCTTTCAACGAGCGCTCGGAGTTCCGATTCGGCCAGGTGATGACCGGCCTGACCGTCAACGCGGATTCGCGCGGTGTCGAGTACAGCTGGTCCTACCCGCACGGGTTGAGTACCCCGGCGGCCTCAGTGGCCATGATCGCCCAGCGGTACATGCACGAATACGGTGCCACGAGTGCGGATTTCGGTGCAGTGTCGGTGGCCGACCGAAAGCACGCCGCGACCAACCCGAAGGCTTTCTTCTACGGCAAGCCGATCACCATCGAGGATCATCAGAACTCACGGTGGATCGCCGAACCGCTGCGGCTGCTGGACTGCTGCCAGGAGAGCGACGGTGGTGTCGCCATCGTCGTCACCACCCCGGAACGGGCCAAGGACCTCAAGCACCGGCCGGCGATCATCGAGGCCGCCGCCCAGGGTGCCGGCGCCGACCAGTTCACGATGTACTCGTACTACCGCGACGAGCTCGGTCTCCCCGAGATGGGACTGGTCGGCCGTCAGCTCTGGCAGCAGAGTGGTCTGTCGCCCGACGACATCCAGACGGCGATCCTCTACGACCACTTCACCCCGTACACGTTGATCCAGCTCGAGGAGCTCGGCTTCTGTGGCAAGGGCGAGGCCAAGGACTTCATTGCCAACGGTGCCATCGAGGTCGGCGGCCGGCTCCCGATCAACACCCACGGTGGTCAGCTCGGTGAGGCCTACATCCACGGGATGAACGGCATCGCCGAGGGCGTGCGGCAATTGCGGGGGACGTCGGTCAACCAGGTCGACGGCGTCGAGCATGTGTTGGTCACCGCGGGCACAGGCGTGCCGACGTCGGGATTGATCCTCGGATAA
- a CDS encoding MaoC/PaaZ C-terminal domain-containing protein, producing the protein MPIDVEKALAADLEPIEFSWTSSDIQLYHLGLGAGADPMDERELRYLTDNTPQVLPTFGNVGVSFHMTEAPTVQFPGIDIELSKVLHASEAVSVPGPIPTSGTASSKQRFTEIWDKGKAAVIVSESTVTDESGKVLWTTKRSIFARGEGGFGGERGPATSAELPDRAPDIEISLPTLPQQALLYRLCGDRNPLHSDPAFAAAAGFDRPILHGLCTYGIGCKAIVDNLLDGDVSQVASYGARFAGVVFPGETLQANIWKEDGKFIGVLTAPSRDNAVVLSGVELVPA; encoded by the coding sequence ATGCCAATCGATGTCGAAAAGGCACTCGCCGCCGACCTGGAGCCCATCGAGTTCTCCTGGACCAGTAGCGACATCCAGCTGTACCACCTCGGCCTTGGTGCGGGCGCCGATCCGATGGATGAGCGCGAACTGCGCTACCTGACCGACAACACCCCCCAGGTGCTGCCGACCTTCGGCAACGTCGGCGTCAGCTTCCACATGACCGAGGCTCCGACGGTGCAGTTCCCCGGCATCGACATCGAGCTGTCCAAGGTCCTGCACGCCAGCGAGGCGGTCAGCGTGCCCGGCCCGATCCCGACGAGTGGCACTGCGTCGTCCAAGCAGCGCTTCACCGAGATCTGGGACAAGGGCAAGGCCGCCGTCATCGTCAGCGAATCCACGGTGACCGATGAATCCGGCAAGGTTCTGTGGACCACCAAGCGGTCGATCTTCGCCCGTGGTGAAGGCGGTTTCGGCGGCGAGCGCGGCCCGGCCACCTCGGCCGAACTGCCTGATCGCGCACCCGATATCGAGATCTCGTTGCCGACTCTGCCGCAGCAGGCCCTGCTGTATCGGCTGTGCGGTGACCGCAACCCGCTGCACTCCGACCCGGCCTTCGCCGCGGCGGCCGGCTTCGACCGACCGATCCTGCACGGGCTGTGCACCTACGGCATCGGCTGCAAGGCCATCGTCGACAACCTGCTCGACGGCGATGTCTCCCAGGTCGCTTCCTACGGTGCCCGGTTCGCCGGCGTGGTGTTCCCCGGCGAGACGCTGCAGGCCAACATCTGGAAGGAAGACGGCAAGTTCATCGGCGTGCTCACGGCGCCGAGCCGCGACAACGCCGTCGTGCTGTCCGGTGTGGAGCTCGTCCCGGCCTAA
- the kstD gene encoding 3-oxosteroid 1-dehydrogenase yields the protein MTGQEYDVVVVGSGAAGMVAALTAAHNGLSTVVVEKAPHYGGSTARSGGGVWIPNNEILKRDGVKDTPEAARTYLHKIIGDVVPAEKIDTYLDRSPEMLSFVLKNSPLKLCWVPGYSDYYPETSGGKATGRSVEPKPFNAKKLGVDEKGLEPPYGKVPMNMVVMQQDYVRLNQLKRHPRGVLRSVKVGVRSVWANATGKNLVGMGRALIAPLRMGLQQAGVPVQLNTALTDLYIEDGAVRGIYVADPRDSSAEPQLIRARRGVILGSGGFEHNEQMRVKYQRAPITTEWTVGAVANTGDGILAAEKQGAALEFMEDSWWGPTVPLVDSPWFALSERNSPGSIIVNMAGKRFMNESMPYVEACHHMYGGEYGQGAGPGENIPAWLIFDQQYRDRFIFAGLQPGQRIPKKWLESGVIVKADTLEELAAKTGLPTDAFGATIDRFNGFARSGVDEDFHRGESAYDRYYGDPTNKPNPNLGEIKNGPYYAAKMVPGDLGTKGGVRTDLVGRVLRDDDSVIDGLYAAGNVSSPVMGHTYPGPGGTIGPAMTFGYLAALDIAAAGKG from the coding sequence ATGACTGGACAGGAGTACGACGTTGTCGTGGTCGGCAGCGGCGCTGCCGGCATGGTCGCCGCCCTCACCGCAGCCCACAACGGCCTCTCGACAGTAGTCGTAGAGAAGGCGCCGCACTATGGAGGTTCCACTGCGCGGTCAGGTGGTGGGGTGTGGATCCCAAACAACGAGATTCTCAAGCGTGACGGGGTCAAAGACACCCCCGAGGCCGCCCGCACCTACCTGCACAAGATCATCGGTGACGTGGTGCCCGCGGAGAAGATCGACACCTACCTCGACCGCTCGCCGGAGATGCTGTCCTTCGTCCTGAAGAACTCACCGCTGAAGCTGTGCTGGGTGCCCGGGTACTCCGACTACTACCCCGAGACGTCCGGCGGCAAGGCCACCGGCCGCTCGGTCGAGCCCAAACCGTTCAACGCCAAGAAGCTCGGTGTTGACGAGAAGGGCCTGGAGCCGCCGTACGGCAAGGTGCCGATGAACATGGTGGTGATGCAGCAGGACTACGTCCGGCTCAACCAGCTCAAGCGCCATCCGCGCGGCGTGCTGCGCAGCGTCAAGGTGGGCGTCCGTTCCGTCTGGGCCAACGCCACCGGCAAGAACCTGGTCGGCATGGGCCGCGCGCTGATCGCACCGCTGCGCATGGGCCTGCAGCAGGCCGGAGTCCCGGTCCAGCTGAACACCGCGCTGACCGATCTCTACATCGAGGACGGTGCCGTTCGCGGCATCTACGTGGCGGATCCCCGCGACTCTTCCGCTGAGCCGCAGCTGATCCGGGCGCGCCGCGGCGTGATCCTGGGCTCCGGCGGATTCGAGCACAACGAGCAGATGCGGGTGAAGTACCAGCGTGCCCCCATCACCACCGAGTGGACCGTGGGTGCGGTGGCCAACACCGGCGACGGGATCCTGGCCGCCGAGAAGCAAGGTGCCGCACTGGAATTCATGGAGGACTCGTGGTGGGGCCCGACGGTCCCGCTGGTCGACTCACCGTGGTTCGCGCTGTCCGAGCGCAACTCCCCCGGCTCGATCATCGTCAACATGGCCGGCAAGCGGTTCATGAACGAGTCGATGCCCTATGTCGAGGCCTGCCACCACATGTACGGCGGCGAGTACGGTCAGGGCGCAGGCCCCGGCGAGAACATCCCGGCCTGGCTGATCTTCGACCAGCAGTACCGCGACCGCTTCATCTTCGCGGGTCTGCAGCCCGGACAACGCATTCCGAAGAAGTGGCTGGAATCCGGCGTCATCGTCAAGGCCGACACCCTCGAGGAGCTGGCCGCCAAGACCGGTCTGCCCACCGATGCGTTCGGCGCAACCATCGACCGGTTCAACGGGTTCGCCCGCTCCGGGGTGGACGAGGACTTCCACCGCGGGGAGAGCGCCTACGACCGCTACTACGGCGATCCCACCAACAAGCCCAACCCGAACCTCGGCGAGATCAAGAACGGCCCGTACTACGCGGCCAAGATGGTGCCCGGTGACCTGGGCACCAAGGGCGGTGTCCGCACCGACCTCGTCGGCCGGGTGCTTCGCGACGACGACTCCGTGATCGACGGGCTCTACGCCGCAGGTAACGTCAGCTCACCGGTGATGGGTCACACCTACCCCGGCCCGGGCGGCACCATTGGTCCCGCCATGACCTTCGGATACCTCGCGGCGCTCGATATCGCTGCGGCTGGAAAGGGCTGA
- a CDS encoding 2-keto-4-pentenoate hydratase gives MLSDEVRAQLAADLAEAERSRVPMTPLTDGNPNIDVVDAYEIQLINIRQRVAEGARIVGHKVGLSSKAMQDMMGVDEPDYGHLLDDMQVFEDRPIKSSNYLYPRVEVELAFILSDDLPGAGCTEEDVLAATAALAPAIELIDTRITNWQIKLCDTIADNASSAGWVLGDARVSPKDIDVSNIDAVLTNRGEFVAQGNSEAVLGNPVTAVAWLARKVESFGVRLEAGDIVLPGAFMRAIDAPPGSDFVAEFTGLGSVHLSFE, from the coding sequence ATGCTTAGTGACGAGGTACGTGCCCAGCTGGCCGCCGACCTGGCCGAGGCCGAGCGCAGTCGGGTACCGATGACCCCGTTGACCGACGGCAATCCCAACATCGATGTGGTTGACGCCTATGAGATCCAGCTGATCAACATCCGTCAGCGGGTCGCCGAGGGCGCCCGGATCGTCGGCCACAAGGTCGGACTGTCCAGCAAGGCGATGCAGGACATGATGGGTGTCGACGAGCCGGACTACGGCCACCTCCTCGACGATATGCAGGTTTTCGAGGACAGGCCGATCAAGTCGTCGAATTACCTCTACCCGCGGGTTGAGGTGGAGCTCGCGTTCATTCTGTCCGACGACCTGCCGGGGGCGGGCTGCACCGAGGAGGACGTGCTCGCCGCCACGGCCGCGCTCGCGCCGGCGATCGAGCTGATCGACACCCGCATCACCAACTGGCAGATCAAGTTGTGCGACACGATCGCCGACAACGCCAGCAGTGCCGGATGGGTGCTCGGGGACGCGCGGGTCTCGCCCAAGGACATCGACGTCAGCAATATCGACGCAGTGTTGACCAACCGGGGTGAGTTCGTAGCCCAGGGAAACAGTGAGGCGGTGCTGGGCAACCCGGTCACCGCGGTGGCCTGGCTGGCCCGCAAGGTGGAGAGCTTCGGGGTGCGGTTGGAGGCCGGTGACATCGTGTTGCCGGGGGCGTTCATGCGTGCGATAGATGCACCTCCGGGCAGCGATTTCGTCGCTGAGTTCACCGGATTAGGTTCTGTACATCTTTCTTTCGAATGA
- a CDS encoding acetaldehyde dehydrogenase (acetylating) — translation MAEKASVAIVGSGNISTDLLYKLLRSEWLEPRWMIGIDPESEGLARARKLGLETSHEGVDWLLARDEKPDLVFEATSAYVHRDAAPRYAEAGIRAIDLTPAAVGPGVIPPANLRAHLDAPNVNMVTCGGQATIPMVYAVSRVVDVPYAEIVASVSSASAGPGTRANIDEFTKTTSAGVRDIGGARNGKAIIILNPAEPPMIMRDTIFCAIPEDADHAAITQSIKDVVAEVQTYVPGYRLLNEPQFDEPSVVNGGNHLVTVFVEVEGAGDYLPPYAGNLDIMTAAATKVGEEIAKELASAVSGGAQA, via the coding sequence ATGGCTGAGAAGGCATCAGTTGCCATCGTCGGGTCGGGCAACATCAGCACCGACCTGCTGTACAAGTTGCTGCGTTCGGAGTGGCTCGAGCCGCGCTGGATGATCGGCATCGATCCGGAGTCCGAGGGTCTGGCCCGCGCCCGCAAGCTGGGTTTGGAGACCAGCCATGAGGGTGTGGACTGGCTGCTGGCTCGGGACGAGAAACCGGACCTGGTGTTCGAGGCCACCAGTGCCTACGTGCACCGTGACGCGGCGCCGCGCTACGCCGAGGCCGGTATCCGGGCCATCGACCTGACCCCGGCGGCCGTCGGCCCCGGCGTCATCCCGCCGGCCAACCTGCGCGCGCACCTCGATGCGCCGAACGTCAACATGGTCACCTGCGGTGGTCAAGCGACCATCCCGATGGTCTACGCCGTGAGCCGTGTGGTGGACGTGCCCTACGCCGAGATCGTGGCGTCGGTGTCGTCGGCCTCGGCCGGTCCGGGCACCCGGGCCAACATCGACGAGTTCACCAAGACCACCAGCGCGGGTGTGCGCGATATCGGTGGGGCCCGCAACGGTAAGGCGATCATCATCCTGAACCCGGCCGAGCCGCCGATGATCATGCGCGACACCATCTTCTGCGCGATCCCCGAGGACGCGGACCACGCTGCGATCACGCAGTCGATCAAGGATGTGGTGGCCGAGGTGCAGACCTACGTCCCGGGCTACCGCCTGCTCAACGAACCGCAGTTCGACGAACCGTCGGTGGTCAACGGTGGAAACCACCTGGTCACGGTGTTCGTGGAAGTGGAGGGTGCGGGTGATTACCTGCCGCCCTACGCTGGAAATCTGGACATCATGACCGCCGCGGCGACCAAGGTCGGCGAGGAAATCGCCAAGGAACTGGCATCAGCGGTTTCAGGAGGTGCGCAAGCATGA
- the dmpG gene encoding 4-hydroxy-2-oxovalerate aldolase has protein sequence MSDIFFNPVWDVRMTDTSLRDGSHHKRHQFTKDEVGAIVAALDAAGVPVIEVTHGDGLGGSSFNYGFSKTPEQELIKLAAETAKEAKIAFLMLPGVGTKEDIKEAQNNGGSICRIATHCTEADVSIQHFGLARELGLETVGFLMMSHTIPPEKLAKQARIMADAGCQCVYVVDSAGALVLEGVADRVAALVAELGNDAQVGFHGHENLGLGVANSVEAVRAGAKQIDGSCRRFGAGAGNAPVEALVGVFDKIGVKTGIDFFDIADAAEEVVAPAMPAECLLDRNALVMGYAGVYSSFLKHAVRQGERYGVPAHELLLRVGQRKLIGGQEDQLIDIALEIKREQEAEKAKS, from the coding sequence ATGAGTGACATTTTCTTCAACCCGGTGTGGGACGTCCGGATGACCGACACGTCGCTACGCGACGGGTCGCACCACAAGCGGCACCAGTTCACCAAGGATGAGGTCGGCGCCATCGTCGCCGCCTTGGATGCCGCCGGTGTCCCGGTCATCGAGGTCACCCACGGCGATGGACTGGGCGGGTCGAGCTTCAACTACGGGTTCTCCAAGACCCCGGAGCAGGAGCTGATCAAGCTGGCCGCCGAGACGGCCAAGGAAGCCAAGATCGCCTTCCTGATGCTGCCCGGTGTGGGCACCAAGGAAGACATCAAGGAAGCCCAGAACAACGGTGGCTCGATCTGCCGCATCGCGACCCACTGCACCGAGGCCGACGTCTCGATCCAGCACTTCGGGCTCGCCCGTGAGCTGGGCCTGGAGACCGTCGGGTTCCTGATGATGAGCCACACCATTCCGCCGGAGAAGCTGGCCAAGCAGGCCCGCATCATGGCCGACGCCGGCTGCCAGTGCGTGTATGTCGTGGACTCCGCGGGTGCCCTGGTGCTCGAAGGTGTCGCCGACCGGGTGGCGGCGCTGGTTGCCGAACTCGGTAACGACGCCCAAGTTGGCTTTCACGGCCACGAGAACCTTGGTCTCGGCGTGGCCAACAGTGTCGAAGCGGTGCGCGCGGGTGCCAAGCAGATCGACGGCTCGTGCCGCCGGTTCGGTGCCGGTGCCGGCAATGCCCCGGTCGAGGCGCTGGTCGGAGTGTTCGACAAGATCGGTGTCAAGACCGGCATCGACTTCTTCGACATCGCCGATGCCGCCGAGGAGGTCGTCGCCCCGGCGATGCCGGCCGAGTGCCTGCTGGACCGCAACGCGCTCGTGATGGGCTACGCGGGGGTGTACTCCAGCTTCCTGAAGCACGCGGTGCGCCAGGGCGAACGCTACGGGGTACCCGCCCACGAACTGTTGCTCCGCGTCGGCCAGCGGAAGCTGATCGGTGGTCAGGAAGACCAGTTGATCGACATCGCACTCGAGATCAAGCGTGAACAGGAAGCTGAAAAGGCGAAGTCCTAG